A DNA window from Vigna angularis cultivar LongXiaoDou No.4 chromosome 1, ASM1680809v1, whole genome shotgun sequence contains the following coding sequences:
- the LOC108322489 gene encoding transcription initiation factor IIE subunit alpha isoform X2 yields METAKGAKIYSAAVAATADGHLAKEGEEKVKLHTHSYCCLDYAQIYDVIRYRLHRMKHKLKDELENKNTLQEYICPNCGKRYNALDALRLVSFEDEDFHCESCDGQLEVEIDKIAAQDGGDGDDNARRRRREKLKDMLQKMEAQLKPLMDQLSRVKDLPVPEFGSLQAWEARANAVVRAASGDINLGDSKMSQLGYNGVPMPYSGDTKVVVDFNNTEGKGEGFKSETDSTTLKVLPPWMITSGMNLTKEQRGEVKEVTKLDGTSTSVAAQDTDDKKSTIGHDHNKNIQDEYIKAYYAAFLKQHDMEEAAKRQLSDTVAADNPSSSTSNRQVGKKSKREEDDDGTEWEEAPIAGNGNGGYKVGDLNVEAEKVPADDDDDDDVDWEEG; encoded by the exons ATGGAG ACAGCAAAAGGTGCAAAAATTTATAGTGCTGCTGTAGCTGCTACGGCTGATGGTCATCTGgcaaaagaaggagaagaaaaggtCAAGCTGCACACACACTCTTACTGTTGTCTAGATTATGCTCAG ATTTATGATGTGATTAGGTACAGACTACATCGCATGAAACATAAGCTGAAAGATGagttagaaaacaaaaatacactTCAGGAATATATATGTCCAAACTGTGGAAAAAG ATACAATGCTTTGGATGCTCTACGGTTAGTTTCGTTTGAAGATGAAGACTTCCATTGTGAAAGTTGTGATGGACAACTAGAGGTTGAAATTGATAAGATAGCTGCTCAAGATGGGGGAGATGGAGATGACAATGCAAGAAGACGCCGACGTGAAAAGTTAAAGGACATGCTTCAAAAGATGGAG GCACAACTCAAACCTTTAATGGATCAACTCAGTCGGGTAAAAGACTTGCCTGTTCCAGAATTTGGCAGTCTTCAAGCATGGGAAGCTCGAGCTAATGCTGTTGTCCGTGCAGCTAGTGGAGATATCAATCTTGGAGATTCTAAAATGTCGCAACTAGGATATAATGGAGTGCCAATGCCATACAGTGGAGACACTAAG GTTGTAGTTGACTTCAATAATACTGAAGGAAAGGGAGAGGGCTTTAAGTCTGAAACTGACAGTACAACTCTAAAGGTTTTGCCTCCCTGGATGATTACATCAGGTATGAATCTTACAAAGGAACAACGTGGGGAGGTGAAGGAGGTAACAAAGTTGGATGGGACTTCAACTTCCGTTGCAGCACAGGACACAGACGACAAGAAGTCAACGATTGGGCATGaccataataaaaatatacag gATGAGTATATTAAGGCTTACTATGCTGCTTTTCTTAAACAACATGATATGGAAGAAGCTGCAAAAAGACAATTGTCCGATACAGTTGCTGCAGACAATCCTTCTAGCAGTACTTCCAATCGTCAGGTTGGGAAGAAATCCAAACGTGAGGAAGATGACGATGGTACTGAGTGGGAGGAGGCTCCTATTGCAG GCAATGGAAATGGAGGTTACAAGGTCGGGGATTTGAATGTTGAAGCTGAGAAAGTTCCAGCAGATGACGACGACGACGATGATGTAGACTGGGAGGAAGGTTGA
- the LOC108322489 gene encoding transcription initiation factor IIE subunit alpha isoform X1: protein MIEPYNKLVKLAARAFYDDLTSKGDIQPKTGRSDNRGIAVVVLDALTRRQWVREEDLAKDLKLHTKQLRRTLRFFEEEKIITRDHRRETAKGAKIYSAAVAATADGHLAKEGEEKVKLHTHSYCCLDYAQIYDVIRYRLHRMKHKLKDELENKNTLQEYICPNCGKRYNALDALRLVSFEDEDFHCESCDGQLEVEIDKIAAQDGGDGDDNARRRRREKLKDMLQKMEAQLKPLMDQLSRVKDLPVPEFGSLQAWEARANAVVRAASGDINLGDSKMSQLGYNGVPMPYSGDTKVVVDFNNTEGKGEGFKSETDSTTLKVLPPWMITSGMNLTKEQRGEVKEVTKLDGTSTSVAAQDTDDKKSTIGHDHNKNIQDEYIKAYYAAFLKQHDMEEAAKRQLSDTVAADNPSSSTSNRQVGKKSKREEDDDGTEWEEAPIAGNGNGGYKVGDLNVEAEKVPADDDDDDDVDWEEG from the exons ATGATTGAACCCTATAACAA GCTGGTTAAACTAGCTGCTAGGGCTTTCTATGATGATCTTACGAGCAAAGGAGATATTCAACCAAAAACAGGAAGGAGTGATAACAGAGGAATTGCTGTAGTGGTACTTGACGCGCTCACGAG ACGGCAATGGGTCAGAGAAGAAGACTTGGCAAAGGACCTCAAACTGCATACTAAACAACTTCGTCGAACTTTGCGATtctttgaagaagaaaagatcATTACTCGCGATCATAGGAGAGAG ACAGCAAAAGGTGCAAAAATTTATAGTGCTGCTGTAGCTGCTACGGCTGATGGTCATCTGgcaaaagaaggagaagaaaaggtCAAGCTGCACACACACTCTTACTGTTGTCTAGATTATGCTCAG ATTTATGATGTGATTAGGTACAGACTACATCGCATGAAACATAAGCTGAAAGATGagttagaaaacaaaaatacactTCAGGAATATATATGTCCAAACTGTGGAAAAAG ATACAATGCTTTGGATGCTCTACGGTTAGTTTCGTTTGAAGATGAAGACTTCCATTGTGAAAGTTGTGATGGACAACTAGAGGTTGAAATTGATAAGATAGCTGCTCAAGATGGGGGAGATGGAGATGACAATGCAAGAAGACGCCGACGTGAAAAGTTAAAGGACATGCTTCAAAAGATGGAG GCACAACTCAAACCTTTAATGGATCAACTCAGTCGGGTAAAAGACTTGCCTGTTCCAGAATTTGGCAGTCTTCAAGCATGGGAAGCTCGAGCTAATGCTGTTGTCCGTGCAGCTAGTGGAGATATCAATCTTGGAGATTCTAAAATGTCGCAACTAGGATATAATGGAGTGCCAATGCCATACAGTGGAGACACTAAG GTTGTAGTTGACTTCAATAATACTGAAGGAAAGGGAGAGGGCTTTAAGTCTGAAACTGACAGTACAACTCTAAAGGTTTTGCCTCCCTGGATGATTACATCAGGTATGAATCTTACAAAGGAACAACGTGGGGAGGTGAAGGAGGTAACAAAGTTGGATGGGACTTCAACTTCCGTTGCAGCACAGGACACAGACGACAAGAAGTCAACGATTGGGCATGaccataataaaaatatacag gATGAGTATATTAAGGCTTACTATGCTGCTTTTCTTAAACAACATGATATGGAAGAAGCTGCAAAAAGACAATTGTCCGATACAGTTGCTGCAGACAATCCTTCTAGCAGTACTTCCAATCGTCAGGTTGGGAAGAAATCCAAACGTGAGGAAGATGACGATGGTACTGAGTGGGAGGAGGCTCCTATTGCAG GCAATGGAAATGGAGGTTACAAGGTCGGGGATTTGAATGTTGAAGCTGAGAAAGTTCCAGCAGATGACGACGACGACGATGATGTAGACTGGGAGGAAGGTTGA